The Pseudomonadota bacterium genomic sequence AACGCCTCGGCGCCAGGCGCCGCGCCTGCGCGGACGACGATGAACGCGCGGCCCACCTCTCCCCAGGTGGCGTCGGTCACGCCCACCACGGCGGCCTCGGCCACGTCGGCGTGGGTCAGCAGCGCTTCCTCGATCTCTGCGGGAAAGACGTTCTCGCCGCCGCTGATGAACATCTCCTTGCGCCGACCGCTGATATAGAAGTAGCCGTCGGCGTCGCGGCGCGCGAGATCTCCCGTGTGGAGCCAGCCGTCGCGCAGCGCCTCGGCCGACTCGCGGGGGCGGCCGAAGTAGCCCGGCATCACGTGCCCCCCGCGGACGGTGAGCTCTCCCACCTCGTCAGCGTCGCACTCCGTGCCGTCGGCCCGCACCAGCCGGATCTCGACGTGGGGCAGCGGTGCGCCCACCGTCCCCGGACGGGCCCGTACCGCCTCGAGGTCGGCCCCGAAGGTGTTCGGCCCCGCCTCGGTGAGACCGTAGCCCTGGCGCAGCGGCAGGCCGAGCGCCCAGTAGGCCTCGAAGAGCGACTGCGGGCAGGGCGCGCCGCCGCTCATGAGGGCGCGCACCGACGCCATGCGACGCGCGGCGAAGCGCGGGTCGCGAATGAGCATCGTGAACATGGTGGGCACCATGAACACCCAGGTGCAGCCTTCCTCCTCGATGACGCGCAGCGCCGTGTCCGGCTCGAACGAGGCGCCCTCGGGCAGCACCACGGTTCCTCCGAGACAGAGGAGGGGCGTGGCGAGCACGTTCAGGCCACCCGTGT encodes the following:
- a CDS encoding long-chain fatty acid--CoA ligase; this encodes MYVAQWLDAHARIRPDHVAIVDRASGRRITYAQLRRSASQQAATLRCLGIAAGDRVAIHSANRVEMLELLFACARIGAVMVPLNHRLSAGELETVLADCGPSLLLEEPGRALDISVPCTRLPLVSAAADAPALDERLSVDPNAPLLILYTGGTTGVPKGAILTQATMQWNAWNTIAGWGLRPTDVAPAFTPFFHTGGLNVLATPLLCLGGTVVLPEGASFEPDTALRVIEEEGCTWVFMVPTMFTMLIRDPRFAARRMASVRALMSGGAPCPQSLFEAYWALGLPLRQGYGLTEAGPNTFGADLEAVRARPGTVGAPLPHVEIRLVRADGTECDADEVGELTVRGGHVMPGYFGRPRESAEALRDGWLHTGDLARRDADGYFYISGRRKEMFISGGENVFPAEIEEALLTHADVAEAAVVGVTDATWGEVGRAFIVVRAGAAPGAEALKAWCREKLAHYKVPKAFCFVEALPRSAAGKVLKAQLVAPLEVTC